The region CGCGCTCCTGCTCGCCGGCCTGGTCGGGATCGCCTACTGGGAAGATCAGCAGCGCACGGCGGAGCTTGCGGACATCGACGCGGCCATGTTGAGCGACAACCTGCCCCTCGACGCGTATCTCGACCACGGGTTCAACGCGTACCTGTCTCACAGCCACTAACCGCTACACGAGGACCGCACGGGTGAGTCAGAAACGGGGACTGGCCGTCTTTTTCGGATCGGTGATCGCGCTCGTCATCGCGTACGCCGCCACCTACCCGCGCTTCCACCCGCAACCGGCAGCCGTCGCCGTGGCGAGCGCGCCGGCGCTGGCCTCGGCCGCGATCGCGCTGACCACCGAGTTTCCCGCGCTGCCGTCGCAAAGCCCGCTGTCGTGGGCGCGGCTTTCGCCCGCGCAGCGCGTCGCGCTCGCGCCCTTCGAGAACCAATGGGACGCGTTCAGCGACGCCCGCAAGCGCAAGTGGCTCAAGATCGCCGCGCGTTTCTCGAAGCTCTCGCCCGACGCGCAAAAGCGCCTGCACGAACGCATGAGCGAATGGGTGACGATGACCCCCGAGGAGCGCCGCGTCGCGCGCGAGAACTACCAGGCCTCGAAGGACCTGCCCGCGCAGGCGCGCGAGAAGGCCTGGAAGGCCTATCAGCAGTTGCCCGAGGAACAGAAGGAAAAGCTCGCGCTGGTCGAGCGCCGCCGCCGCCCCACGGTCGTCAGCGCGCCGCCGACCGGCAAGAGCGATCGCGACATCAACCGCCTCGTCAACGCGCACGATCGCCCGGCGAGCGCCCCGGGCGCCGCGGCGCCGACCGTCGCGAGCGCGCCGGCGAGCGCGCCCGTGCCCGCCTCGGCCACGCCCGGCGCCGTCGTGGTGCCCGCGACGCCGATCCCGGTGTCGCCGTCCGAGGCGCCCTCGATCTTCAACGGCTCGTAAGCGGACGTGACGCCCGCCGTCGTCGCCGCCCCCACGCCCTGCGCGCCGCCCAGCGTGCGGCGCCGGCTTGCCGCGCTGCTCTACGAATGCGTGCTGCTGTTCGGCGTGGTGTTCTTCGCGGGCCTCGCGTTCTCGCTCGCGTTGCAGCAGCGCAACGGCCTCGTCCATCACAACCTGCTCGCCGCCTGGATCGCGCTCGTGGTCGGCGCGTATTTCGTGTGGTTCTGGACCCACGGCGGCCAGACCCTGCCCATGAAAACCTGGCGCCTGCGGCTCGTCGCCGCCGACGGCGCGCCGCTCTCGGTCGCCCGCGCGCTGGCCCGCTACGCGCTCGGCTGGCTGTGGTTCCTGCCGCCCCTCGCGCTGCATCCGCTCGCCGGCTTCAGCGTGCCCGCCACGCTGGGCTTCACGGCCGCCTGGATCGCGCTGTGGGCGCTCGCCGCCCGCCTGCACCCGACCCGCCAGTTCCTCCACGACCGGCTGGCCGGCACCCGCGTCGTCCCCGCGCCGCGCTAGCCTCCGTCCAATCCCTTCGCACCGCTAAGCGCCCTCCCCGCGCACGCCCGCCGCACGGGCCCGAGCGCCGTATTCCGTCGTAATAAGAACGTCTTGTGACTGTCATGGCACAGTCATCGCCGCATGGCGCAATGCCATCATGTCAACCGGCGCGAGTCATGCATGGGCCAGAAAACGTCCACGACCTCTTTCTTCCGTCACCCTGTCGGCCCCAGCGCCTTTCTGTCCGGTTCGGCCGTGCATGACGCCCTGGCGTCCGGCTCGCCGCCCGACGCCGCCGCCACACCGCACGACGAGCACGACCAGGCGACCCACCGCTATCGCACGATCTGGCTGTCGGACATCCATCTCGGCTCGAGCGGCTGCCAGGCCGGCTACCTGCTCGACTTCCTGCGCCACAACGAGTCGGAATACCTGTACCTGGTCGGCGACATCATCGACGGCTGGCAGCTGAAGAAAGGCTGGTACTGGCCGCAGGCGCACAACGACGTGGTGCAGAAGATCCTGCGCAAGGCGCGCAAGGGCACCCAGGTCGTCTACATCCCCGGCAACCACGACGAGGCCGCGCGCCAGTTCTGCGACCTCGCCTTCGGCGACATCCAGGTGCGCGGCGAGTCGTTCCACACGACGCTCGGCGGCAAACGTTTGTGGATCGTGCACGGCGACCTGTTCGACGGCGTGATCCAGCACGCGAAATGGCTCGCCTACCTCGGCGACACGCTGTACACGCTGATTCTCGTGCTGAACCGCTGGTTCAACCGGATCCGCAGCCGCCTCGGCTTCCAGTACTGGTCGCTGTCGCAGTACCTGAAGCACCAGGTGAAGAACGCGGTGAACTTCATCTCCTCGTTCGAGCGGGTGATGACCGACGAGGCGCGCCGGCGCGGCTGCGACGGCGTCGTCTGCGGCCACATCCACAAGGCGGAGATCCGCGACATCGACGGCGTGCTGTACTGCAACGACGGCGACTGGGTCGAAAGCCTCTCGGCGCTGGTCGAGACCATGGAAGGCGAACTGAAGATCGTCTACTGGACCGTCGTGCACGCCCCGCCCGTCGCGCTGCCGCGCAAGACGAAAGCCACTGCCTGACCCTTTGGAGGAGCGCCGCGATGAAAATCATGATCGTCACCGATGCGTGGGAACCGCAAGTCAACGGCGTCGTGCGCACGCTCAAGAGCACCGCGCGCGAGCTGACCGAACTCGGCCATCGCGTCGAACTGTTGACGCCGCTCGAGTTCCGCACGATTCCCTGCCCGACCTATCCGGAGATCCGCCTGTCGCTGCTGCCGTACCGGCGGCTGCGCGCGCGGATCGACGAATTCGCGCCCGACGCGCTGCACATCGCGACGGAAGGGCCGCTCGGCCTCGCCGCGCGGCGCTACGCGCGCGGCCGCAAGCTGCCGTTCACGACCGCCTATCACACACGCTTCCCCGAATACGTGCAGGCGCGCTTCGGCGTCCCGCTCTCCGCCACCTACCGCTTCCTGCGCTGGTTCCACGGCGGCTCGCGCGCGGTGATGGCACCCACCCCGGTGGTGCGCGACGACCTCGAGCACTACGGTTTCCGCAACGTCGTGCTATGGACCCGCGGCGTCGACCTCGAGATCTTCCGGCCGATGGAGTCGAAGGTCCTGAACACCGCGCGGCCGATCTTCCTGTATGTCGGGCGGGTCGCGATCGAGAAGAACGTCGAGGCCTTCCTGAAGCTCGACCTGCCCGGCTCGAAGTGGGTCGCGGGCGAGGGGCCCGCGCTCGCCGAGCTGAAATCGCGCTATCCTGAAGCCAATTACCTCGGCGTGCTGACCCAGGCGGAGCTTGCCAAGGTATACGCCGCCGCCGACGTGTTCGTGTTCCCGAGCCGCACCGATACCTTCGGGCTCGTGCTGCTCGAGGCGCTCGCCTGCGGAACGCCCGCCGCCGCCTATCCGGTGACGGGCCCCGTCGACGTGCTGGCCGACGGGGGCGCGGGCGCGATGCACGAGGACCTGCGCGAGGCCTGCCTCGAAGCGCTCAAGATCGACCGCGGCGCGGCGCGCGCGTGGGCCGAGCGCTACTCGTGGCGCGCCGCGTCCGAGCAGTTCGCCTCGCACCTGAAACCGTTGCCGCGATCCGCCCAGCCGCAACCTGAAGGCGCTGCCGTTTGAAACCTGCGATGCGCGCGAAAGCGCCCTCCTCCCCGAGACTGCGCGAGCCGGCCGGCGCCGCGCAGACCGCGCGCGACGCGGACGACGCCCACGAACCGCTCGGTCCCGACGATCCGCTCGCGCCGCTGCCGCCCAATCCGTACAAGGGCAACCGCGGCCTGACGCGCGCCT is a window of Burkholderia sp. FERM BP-3421 DNA encoding:
- a CDS encoding DUF3106 domain-containing protein, with amino-acid sequence MSQKRGLAVFFGSVIALVIAYAATYPRFHPQPAAVAVASAPALASAAIALTTEFPALPSQSPLSWARLSPAQRVALAPFENQWDAFSDARKRKWLKIAARFSKLSPDAQKRLHERMSEWVTMTPEERRVARENYQASKDLPAQAREKAWKAYQQLPEEQKEKLALVERRRRPTVVSAPPTGKSDRDINRLVNAHDRPASAPGAAAPTVASAPASAPVPASATPGAVVVPATPIPVSPSEAPSIFNGS
- a CDS encoding RDD family protein produces the protein MTPAVVAAPTPCAPPSVRRRLAALLYECVLLFGVVFFAGLAFSLALQQRNGLVHHNLLAAWIALVVGAYFVWFWTHGGQTLPMKTWRLRLVAADGAPLSVARALARYALGWLWFLPPLALHPLAGFSVPATLGFTAAWIALWALAARLHPTRQFLHDRLAGTRVVPAPR
- a CDS encoding UDP-2,3-diacylglucosamine diphosphatase, producing MGQKTSTTSFFRHPVGPSAFLSGSAVHDALASGSPPDAAATPHDEHDQATHRYRTIWLSDIHLGSSGCQAGYLLDFLRHNESEYLYLVGDIIDGWQLKKGWYWPQAHNDVVQKILRKARKGTQVVYIPGNHDEAARQFCDLAFGDIQVRGESFHTTLGGKRLWIVHGDLFDGVIQHAKWLAYLGDTLYTLILVLNRWFNRIRSRLGFQYWSLSQYLKHQVKNAVNFISSFERVMTDEARRRGCDGVVCGHIHKAEIRDIDGVLYCNDGDWVESLSALVETMEGELKIVYWTVVHAPPVALPRKTKATA
- a CDS encoding glycosyltransferase family 4 protein, producing MKIMIVTDAWEPQVNGVVRTLKSTARELTELGHRVELLTPLEFRTIPCPTYPEIRLSLLPYRRLRARIDEFAPDALHIATEGPLGLAARRYARGRKLPFTTAYHTRFPEYVQARFGVPLSATYRFLRWFHGGSRAVMAPTPVVRDDLEHYGFRNVVLWTRGVDLEIFRPMESKVLNTARPIFLYVGRVAIEKNVEAFLKLDLPGSKWVAGEGPALAELKSRYPEANYLGVLTQAELAKVYAAADVFVFPSRTDTFGLVLLEALACGTPAAAYPVTGPVDVLADGGAGAMHEDLREACLEALKIDRGAARAWAERYSWRAASEQFASHLKPLPRSAQPQPEGAAV